The Brassica napus cultivar Da-Ae chromosome C1, Da-Ae, whole genome shotgun sequence DNA segment TAGTGTCGTTTCCTGATTTCACATGAATTGCTTAGTTTCCATGTAGAAAATAGGATGTTGCAAGTATTAGCAGCTTCCTACTATACAGTTTTCATTCATTGTCCTATTAGTTTAAAGCTGAAATGCATTTGTTGTCTTGTATTCTGCTTCTGTTATCAACTTTGTTTTTGAGTTTGATTGGGTTCtggtttggatttttttgtaTGAGCAGGTAGATGGTATGGATGCGTTTGCTGTCAAACAAGCTTGCAAATTTGCCAAGGAACATGCCTTGAAGAATGGACCGATAGTAAGCTCGTCTcacattttctgttttttttttttcctttgtcgTCTGTCACGTTTTGTGAATTGGGTTTGAACAGTATCTAATCTAGCTTTTATTTTGGGACGTTGCATCGTAGGAGgaagtttcttttctttccttttgcaTTTTCTAGTTGACAGTTCCTCTTTGGGTACTAGGAACTAAATTTCAATATCTGAATATTGATGGGGGAGACAAGTTGGTTTGTTATTTGTTAGTATCTGTACAATTCTTGATTTTTATCTACGAAGAAATGACTCACTGGTTTTTTATCAGTGAACATGATAGAACCTGCACTTACGGATATAAAATAGTAGTAGCTTTGCCTTGCCAAATTTTCTAGGGCTTCCTTTTCTCCTCTATCAAATGAGTTACTTGATTCATCGTTTCTTGTATACAGATTCTTGAGATGGACACGTACAGGTACCACGGTCACTCTATGTCCGACCCTGGGAGCACATACCGTACACGAGATGAGATATCTGGTGTGAGACAGGTTCGTTAGTCTCTTTTAGTTACAGTTTATTGGCCGAGGACTTGGTCATTGTGAAATCTCAACGTCTGTGTGCTTATTTATATGACCTCAGGAAAGAGATCCAATTGAGAGAATAAAAAAGCTGGTACTATCTCATGACCTAGCAACCGAGAAGGAGCTTAAGGTATTTTATCTTTAGGATCTTCGTTCTCCACCAGCCAGACATACCcggtttatgaaaaatgttgtTTCTTGCAGGACATGGAGAAGGAAATTAGGAAAGAAGTAGATGACGCTATTGCCAAAGCTAAGGTAAATAATAACCGGCACATTTGATCTTCAAAGCTAAGGATGAGAAACTTACGGTCAAATGTCTTTCAGGATTGCCCAATGCCAGAGCCTTCTGAGCTTTTTACCAATGTGTATGTGAAGGGATTTGGCACCGAGGTACTTACTAAGTTACACATTCTGCCATTTCAGTTCTCCATTACATTCAGTGAACTTCcttgttaacttttttttttaatctttctgTTGGTAGTCATTTGGAGCTGACAGAAAAGAAGTCAAAGCTGCACTTCCATGAAGCTCTTGTTCGTTAAACCGTCACGTGGTTTGATAGGAAGCcatgaaataaaaatgttttttttgggcAGAGTGTTTTGTGCTCTGTTCAAGGCCCCCTTTGCGAGTTTTAATTTCCAAGTATCTCTTACATACATCATGTGATTCTTGTGAacctttgtgtgtgtgtgtttaaatTTGCTTCTGATTGTTCTCGATACAGACGAAAAATCTGAAACAAGTTTTAATAGAGTCCCTTGTTCTATCAGATGTTTCATTTCCAAACACACTTGGAGGATGTCATCATCGCTATTTGCTGCACTCCAAAAATAGAGTTTTTAAAAGTGAAATACATACAAAGACCAATTGTCACTAATCTTCGTCTTCCAAAAAAGAATCAAcaacaaaacaattaaaatcatAAGAACCATTTTCAAATAACCCAAAGaatctttttcatttttgaaaccAACATGCTTCCCTaacatgtatatacatataacaaaaGCAAAgaatctttctttttgttatcaAGAATCTGAGTCTGAGTCACTTGAACTGTACCTTGAATGCTCTGACATGAAATTTGGAGGCAGAATCGGAAATCTAACAGCGTTTCTTTGTGGTGCAGCAGCGCTCGGTGTTGTTGCTGCTGTTGAAGGCGATGCTCCTGCCACCGTTGCTGCTGGTCTCTGCTTCCGTTGATTCCTTGCGATCTCACTACATGCGGTATCAACCATCCCTAAGAAATCACGGATTATAACAAACAGCTGAAACAGGTTCCTCTCTTTCAATGCACCACCAGCTTGGTAATAATTCGTTGTTTTTTTCACCAAGTCCATGATCCTGAGCTGTTCCTCTGTAATAACTCTCAGTTCTTCCTCTGCAGATTCAAAGAAAGATCTTAGCTTTGTCAAACACCCATCTTCTTTCCCTTTGCTTTGGTCTAGTAgcctttttgtttctttcaacCGGGTCCCTAAAGCCAAGGTCGTGGCTAGAAAAGAGTCATAGTCGATTCCTGCTGCTTTCTTCACGTTGGTGAACTCTGAACTAAGGCCACCAATAATTGGCAAACCTAGCTTTATGAATTCaatctcttgttcttctctaGATGCATCTGCAATATCACAACCGGAGATCTTACTCATCGCAGCTCGTTTTCCCTCGGATCTTACAACTTCTTCAACAACGAAGTGAAGCAAAGTAGTTTTCCCATCAACACTCTTCACATCTGACAGTTTTCTTAGAGCTGTCAAATTGAAAGCCTGAGCATTTCCTCGAGCTGTTCCAGCGTTCATTCTGTTACCTGCTTTCAAGATCGCCTCTAGAAGTTTCATGAACAACCCACGAGCACGTAACTCGTTGCATGCAGATTCAAGTGTTTGTAAAGATCCCTTTTGTTGAGAAACCTCTGAGCCGTAGTTGATCTTGAAGAGCATGACGTTGAACCTGTTAAACGCTGAAGGAACTGCTCGTAAGATGTGAAAGAGTAGAGATTCTGCATCAGCAAGTTTCGTGGGGTCGCCACTGAACTCTATGATCTCTGTCTGTTCTTCTGGCGTTGGAGCTATTCCGGAAAGCTTCTCAAGGGTATCAGTATCAGCATCATGGCCTTGTGTTAACAAGTCAATGATCTCTTCCTTGGTCATTCCCAAAGATTTAAGTACAATTGCTTTGTTCTGAGATTTCCTAGGATCAAGAATGTAAGTCTGCGTGGTTGACACAGTCGGTTTCTGTGGTACACTGTTAGCTTCACTTGGTTTTCGAGCGCCAACGTATCCAAACAGAGCCTCCATGAGGTCACCATCAAAGCTAacccaagaaaataaaaacaaagtcaGTATCATTCAAGAAAAATCACATTCTAGATTGTATATAGACATTAGGGACTGTGACGATATGCTTACTTGAAAGAGCCACCATCGATCCTATGCCAAACCATTGAGTGACTTGCATCAGGATTAACCTTATCCCAATGTAAAGGCTTGAGCTTTGGCTGCGCTGGATCATCTTTGCTTATGGCAGAAGAACCCTCAGCTGCCTTGGTCGGTCCTTTCCCATTACCTGGTGGTTTAGGTGGCCCGGTTTTGGACACTGGAGGTGGTGGCGGCGGCCCAGGTGCCTTCTTACCCGGAGGAGGAGGTGGTACGGTTTGGTTGACTGTAAGAGGCAGCGGCGATATAGAGGAAAACCCAATTGCTGGCGGGAATTGACCCGGAGGAAGGGGAATTGCAGGCGAAAGACCgctaccaccaccaccaccagttTGAATAGACGGAGAAGAGGAAAATGAGCCGTGATTGACTGTAAGGGGCGGTGGCATAGTCGAAGACGAAGCAGTTACCACCCCTAATTGACCCGGAGGAAGCGGAAGTGACGGATAACGACGGCCGCCAGGAGCTTGAAATTTGGATTGAGATTGCTTTCCATAATCACTAAATCCGCctgtagaagaagaagtgtagGAGTATCTCCCTCCATCAACACTAGTGTTATTACTCTGATCTCCAACTTCTCCACCTGAAGATAAAGGAGACTGAGACTTCTTCACATGAAACGAAAACGCATCTCCCTTGGGATTAGTGCCCGATCCTCTGTAgaatccttcttcttcttcaccatcaccATCGGATTTACCTCCTCTCCTAGGTTTAGGAGTTTTCCCGCTATTTTCAAGCTCGAGAAGCTTCTTCCAGTAAATCACATCTaatccttcttcatcttcaatAACTGCCTTTAGATTACCATCTATTCGCTCGAAATCCTCCGGGAAGAGAAACCCCCAAGGAGAAGGCGGTGCAGGTAACGAATCGTATctgtctctctcttcttcttctcctctcttcCCGCGATCTGAGTTCCGACCTCGAAGTTTGTCTTTGATTCGCCGCCGTGAACTACTCCCGTTCTTCCGGAAAAGGAAAGACATCCCGGCTCTTTTTTACCGGAGCGGAGCTTATAACAACTCACAAGGTTCTTGAGGATTTTGACAACCAAGAATGAGAGCGTCTTGACCATTTTCATGATTTTACACATTTATGATTTCTCTttttccaaaaagaaaagaaaaaaaacttttttcgTGAGATGAGGTCCAATGTCAAAAGCGTGGCTGCTTTGGGTCGCCCTTGACGCGGGGGCCTAGACGAGGTTAATTTCTCATTTACGTAACGCGGACGTGTGTCTGACCACGACCAGGTCTTTTGTGTGATTAGTAAAAGATGTTTTACCATGTTTCACTTCTTTCATCTATAACTTCGGCTACGCGTTGACTTCTTTTATGTCTTCTTATTAATCCATTGCATTATCTAatcataaaatatgtttatattcatTCATACTGCTTTTTTTAAAACCTACCCAAATAATTCTTGCTAGTGTTCTATAACCAAACTGTTGTTACGAAAGCAGCCACCGCAATTgttgaaaataaaaagatgtggagcctgctgcactatttgcacagtaaattcTACTTTTtaacttctatataaacgatcgattCTATCGTTTATAAATCACACCtcaatctcttctctctctataataacAAATTCTCTCTTTCTATATCAGTGTTAAaaattctacgggtataaaatttcgtccttatttaaattcctgcgatacaataaaatatcagttctttttataacacgttatcagcacgatcactctacaattcggtaaaatttatttgtatcatttataccctgttataatggtcggtataccgcctctactattatttatatcatgttataatggccggaataccgcctatattatttactagtaatttaatttatttattggtcggccgagccgccttatattctgtttattatttattggtcggccgagccgccttatatcctgtttattatttttttgtcggccgagccgccttatattatgtttattattggtcggccgagccgccgtataatttatttattactctgcattgatcggctgagccgtcgcatgatttgttgtcataacataaatatttcattgccataattttttacttttatgaaattttatagatttgattgactgtttaatacgatattttcagactgatttttggtgcactcgatttaaccctaacggtcacaaagaaaatttttcaaaaatttcccctttctccaacggtcatgaacagtaattttcatctataaatacaactcattttcactctatttcatcatccaaaacatttcatcttctctcaaaaaatttcaaatcgctctcctccgatttttcatttcaagaaagatgattctcacacttttgtttttatgtgtcatttttatttgtgtttctatttatggtttattcgttggagaatttactccgagtgaatttaagatgaatatcggtttaattttctttacatcgcttctccttgtaattgcttgcatgattaatgtaaacggttccttttaatatgaataatattctaataatttttatttatgtgcgttagaaatacaaatggcaaaaatcgacaaacttcagtttccggcattggaagtaactgggacaaactacacggcatgggttacaaacatggagtttcatctagattccgaggaaatactcggaacaataaaagacggcaatatatcaacctctcatgaaagggctaaggccgtgatatttctgagaaggcatctaaatgaaaatcttacgcatgattatgcgagaaccaaagatcccttagatctttggaaagctctgaaggagaggtttgataaccaaagaaaaattactc contains these protein-coding regions:
- the LOC106376755 gene encoding formin-like protein 7 gives rise to the protein MSFLFRKNGSSSRRRIKDKLRGRNSDRGKRGEEEERDRYDSLPAPPSPWGFLFPEDFERIDGNLKAVIEDEEGLDVIYWKKLLELENSGKTPKPRRGGKSDGDGEEEEGFYRGSGTNPKGDAFSFHVKKSQSPLSSGGEVGDQSNNTSVDGGRYSYTSSSTGGFSDYGKQSQSKFQAPGGRRYPSLPLPPGQLGVVTASSSTMPPPLTVNHGSFSSSPSIQTGGGGGSGLSPAIPLPPGQFPPAIGFSSISPLPLTVNQTVPPPPPGKKAPGPPPPPPVSKTGPPKPPGNGKGPTKAAEGSSAISKDDPAQPKLKPLHWDKVNPDASHSMVWHRIDGGSFNFDGDLMEALFGYVGARKPSEANSVPQKPTVSTTQTYILDPRKSQNKAIVLKSLGMTKEEIIDLLTQGHDADTDTLEKLSGIAPTPEEQTEIIEFSGDPTKLADAESLLFHILRAVPSAFNRFNVMLFKINYGSEVSQQKGSLQTLESACNELRARGLFMKLLEAILKAGNRMNAGTARGNAQAFNLTALRKLSDVKSVDGKTTLLHFVVEEVVRSEGKRAAMSKISGCDIADASREEQEIEFIKLGLPIIGGLSSEFTNVKKAAGIDYDSFLATTLALGTRLKETKRLLDQSKGKEDGCLTKLRSFFESAEEELRVITEEQLRIMDLVKKTTNYYQAGGALKERNLFQLFVIIRDFLGMVDTACSEIARNQRKQRPAATVAGASPSTAATTPSAAAPQRNAVRFPILPPNFMSEHSRYSSSDSDSDS